A single window of Pseudomonas benzenivorans DNA harbors:
- a CDS encoding cold-shock protein produces MADRETGTVKWFNDSKGYGFIQRESGADVFVHYRAIRGDGHRSLVEGQKVEFAVTQGQKGLQAEDVAAI; encoded by the coding sequence ATGGCTGATCGTGAGACTGGAACCGTCAAGTGGTTCAATGATTCCAAGGGTTATGGCTTTATCCAGCGCGAGAGCGGCGCCGATGTGTTCGTGCACTATCGGGCCATCCGTGGCGACGGCCACCGCTCCCTGGTCGAAGGGCAGAAGGTCGAGTTCGCGGTGACCCAGGGCCAGAAAGGCCTGCAGGCCGAAGACGTGGCCGCAATCTGA